Proteins found in one Nostoc sp. NIES-3756 genomic segment:
- the tyrS gene encoding tyrosine--tRNA ligase, translating into MADNFSWLHRGIAEIFPQPTDAESDTESLEKRLATTDRPLRVKYGIDPTGADIHLGHSIPMRKLRAFQDAGHTAVLIIGDFTARIGDPTGKSEVRRQLTQADVKQNAQTYLDQVRPILDFDTPGRLEVRYNSEWLSHLDLGKITELLATMTVSQMLAKEGFADRYKKENPIFLHEFLYPLMQGYDSVAIEADVELGGTDQKFNIAVGRDLQRHFGQKPQFGVLLPILIGTDGVQKMSKSLGNYVSLSEHPGQKYQKLQGVPDTMLEQYFELLTDLSIDKLPNNPRDRQLLLAWEIVKQYHGEQAANEAKEAAKSGGKEGAVPEFSLGSVSQFPVKLAYLLNATGLCKSTGEGKRKIQEGGVRLDGEKIADADTTYQQPDELQGRVLQVGKNKFVRLVL; encoded by the coding sequence ATGGCGGATAATTTTTCTTGGCTGCATCGTGGAATAGCGGAAATTTTCCCACAACCTACTGATGCTGAAAGCGACACTGAAAGTCTAGAGAAACGCCTAGCAACTACGGATCGACCTCTACGGGTCAAATATGGTATAGACCCAACAGGAGCCGATATTCATCTTGGTCATAGCATACCAATGCGTAAACTGCGAGCGTTTCAAGATGCTGGTCATACGGCAGTGCTAATTATTGGTGATTTTACGGCACGTATCGGCGATCCCACAGGTAAGTCTGAGGTACGTCGCCAATTGACCCAGGCAGATGTCAAACAAAATGCTCAAACCTATCTCGATCAAGTGCGCCCTATTTTGGATTTTGACACACCTGGAAGATTAGAGGTGCGTTATAACTCAGAATGGCTTTCCCATTTGGATTTGGGGAAAATTACTGAGTTATTAGCGACGATGACTGTAAGTCAAATGTTAGCCAAAGAAGGTTTTGCCGATCGCTATAAGAAGGAGAATCCGATTTTCCTGCATGAGTTCCTTTATCCTTTGATGCAGGGGTATGATTCTGTGGCTATTGAGGCAGATGTGGAGTTAGGCGGCACAGACCAAAAGTTTAACATTGCTGTCGGTCGTGATTTACAGCGTCACTTTGGTCAAAAACCCCAGTTCGGTGTGCTTCTACCAATTTTGATTGGCACTGATGGCGTGCAGAAAATGTCCAAGTCTTTAGGTAATTACGTGAGTTTATCTGAACACCCAGGACAAAAATATCAGAAGTTACAAGGTGTGCCAGACACAATGCTGGAGCAGTATTTTGAACTCCTGACAGATTTATCCATAGACAAGTTACCAAACAATCCCCGCGATCGCCAACTTTTACTCGCTTGGGAAATCGTTAAACAATACCACGGCGAACAAGCAGCCAATGAAGCCAAGGAAGCCGCTAAAAGTGGCGGTAAAGAAGGCGCAGTCCCAGAGTTTTCTCTAGGGAGTGTGTCCCAATTCCCTGTCAAATTAGCGTACTTACTCAACGCCACCGGCTTGTGTAAAAGTACGGGGGAAGGTAAGCGCAAAATCCAAGAAGGCGGAGTCCGCTTAGACGGCGAGAAAATTGCTGACGCTGATACCACCTATCAACAGCCTGATGAACTCCAAGGGCGAGTTTTGCAAGTGGGGAAAAATAAGTTTGTGCGCCTAGTTCTCTAG
- the pyrF gene encoding orotidine-5'-phosphate decarboxylase — protein MTIDKIIVALDVGDEESAIALIDRLESVTFWKVGLELFTSAGPRILEVLKSRQKRIFLDLKFHDIPNTVAGACRSAARYGVDLMTVHATSGTDALKAAKEAVEEGAAQAGVKPSKLIAVTVLTSISSRQLALELKVPIELPEYALDLALMAQEVGLDGAVCSPQEVTQLRQTCGDDFVLVCPGVRPTWAAQRDQKRSLTPAQAIQAGADYLVIGRPITAAAEPELAWKQISQELTTVA, from the coding sequence ATGACTATTGACAAAATAATTGTGGCTTTGGATGTAGGGGATGAAGAAAGTGCGATCGCTCTAATTGATAGGTTAGAGTCGGTGACTTTCTGGAAGGTTGGTTTGGAATTGTTTACTAGTGCTGGGCCGAGAATTTTGGAGGTACTGAAATCTCGGCAAAAGCGGATTTTTCTAGATTTGAAGTTTCATGATATCCCCAATACCGTGGCTGGGGCTTGTCGCAGTGCGGCGCGTTATGGGGTGGATTTGATGACTGTTCATGCAACCTCTGGCACAGATGCCCTCAAGGCGGCGAAGGAGGCGGTAGAGGAAGGAGCCGCACAAGCTGGCGTGAAACCATCCAAATTAATTGCTGTCACGGTGCTAACGAGCATTTCTTCCAGACAGTTGGCATTGGAGTTGAAAGTTCCTATAGAGTTGCCGGAGTACGCCTTAGACTTGGCATTGATGGCGCAAGAGGTGGGGTTAGATGGGGCAGTTTGTTCACCCCAGGAAGTGACGCAGTTACGGCAAACTTGCGGGGATGACTTTGTACTGGTGTGTCCGGGGGTACGTCCTACTTGGGCAGCACAGAGAGACCAAAAGCGATCGCTCACCCCAGCCCAAGCCATCCAAGCTGGGGCAGATTATTTAGTAATTGGTCGTCCGATTACGGCGGCGGCTGAACCTGAGTTAGCCTGGAAACAAATTTCTCAAGAGTTAACAACGGTGGCATGA